The stretch of DNA AGGACCTCGGGGCAGGCGTAGGCCTCGTCCAGGACGAGGCCCGCCTCGAGCGCGCGGCGGACCACGCGCAGCTCGTCCAGGAGGATGACGCCCTCGCGCTGCCGGTCGCGGCGGTCGCGCAGGCGGACCAGCCGCTTGATCCGCTCGTTGCCGGGGCTGGTGATGGGCTCAGTCACGTCGCATCCCTTCGAGGGTGTCGCGCACGGCCGCCGGCAGGGGCGCCACGCGCCGGGCCGCGTAGTCGAAGCCGACGAGCCCGGTCTCGGCCAGGGCGATCGGCGCGTCCGCGCGCGTCACGCGGTAGGCCAGGCGGAAGCCGGCGCGGCCGGTCTCGGCCACGCCCACCTCGATCCGCAGCGCGTCGCCGGCGAAGGCCTCGCCCTGGTAGACGATCACGGCGTCGCCCAGGATCAGGGCGACGCCGCCGCAGTCGGGCTCGCTCCAACCCCGCGCGGCGAGGAAGGCGACGCGGGCCTCGTGCAGGAGGGACAGCAGGCGGTCGTGGGCCAGGTGGCCGCCGTAGTTCAGATCGGTGACGCGCACGGTCAGCGCGCAGTCGAACGGGTAGCGGGGCAGCGGCGTCAGCTGGGCGCGGGGCACGGCGTCACTTCCGGTCAAGTGGTCAGGATGCCCGCGATGGCGGCGGTCATCAGGTTGGCGAACGTGCCGGCGAACATCGCCCGCAGGCCCAGCCGCGCCACGTCGCTGCGCCGCTCGGGGGCCAGGATGCCGTAGCCGCCGATCTGGATGGCGATGCTGGAGAAGTTGGCGAACCCGCACAGCGCGTAGGTGGCGATCACGACGCTGCGCGGCGACAGGGTGCCGTCGCGGATGGCCTGGTCCAGCTGGATGTAGCCCAGGAACTCGTTGACCGAGATCT from bacterium encodes:
- a CDS encoding RNA methyltransferase, whose amino-acid sequence is MTEPITSPGNERIKRLVRLRDRRDRQREGVILLDELRVVRRALEAGLVLDEAYACPEVLAEHGGGELLEDLRRSGIEIVEVNARVLEKASYRAKPEGLIVVAQPPAWTLDTLNL
- a CDS encoding thioesterase family protein, which codes for MPRAQLTPLPRYPFDCALTVRVTDLNYGGHLAHDRLLSLLHEARVAFLAARGWSEPDCGGVALILGDAVIVYQGEAFAGDALRIEVGVAETGRAGFRLAYRVTRADAPIALAETGLVGFDYAARRVAPLPAAVRDTLEGMRRD